A window of the Lolium perenne isolate Kyuss_39 chromosome 7, Kyuss_2.0, whole genome shotgun sequence genome harbors these coding sequences:
- the LOC127314308 gene encoding large ribosomal subunit protein P1, producing MSSSEVACTLAALILHDDGIPITSEKIATVVKAAGIKVEAYWPALFAKLLQTRSVDDLILSVGSGGGGAAPAAAAPAAGGAAAVEEKEEKKEEAKEESDDDMGFSLFD from the exons ATGTCGTCCAGCGAGGTCGCCTGCACCCTTGCCGCCCTCATCCTCCACGATGACGGGATCCCCATCACA TCTGAGAAGATCGCCACCGTCGTCAAGGCCGCCGGCATCAAGGTTGAGGCCTACTGGCCCGCGCTCTTCGCCAAGCTCCTCCAGACCCGCAGCGTCGACGACCTGATCCTCTCCGTCGGATCTG gtggtggtggtgctgccccTGCTGCTGCTGCACCTGCTGCAGGTGGTGCCGCAGCTgtcgaggagaaagaggagaagaaggaggaagccaaggaggagagcgatgacgacatGGGCTTCAGCCTTTTCGACTAA